AACAAACGCCGGAGGACGTGTTAATTGAAATAGATCAGAAAGAACTCTTTTCATTGGTTAACTTGCGGACTGTTCCGTATGTGGTTGATATGATCTCTGTACACAATTTGACAACTGGTCGAAAAGCGGAATCATTCTGCCGAAGAGAAACCACAAATAAAATATACCGGGCAAAAATTACGAGTAAAACACACACAAGGGGACGTTTAGGAAATTGTAGACTAAACTTGAAGTTTTAGACATTTAAGGTCCTTGACTTTTCCAAACCTGGTGATCGTAGATTATGTACACGAGATATGTAAATACAGAAGATGACTTGTCGGCTAACTATCGGAATGTTTTGAGTCAAAAGTGGAACATAATAAATATTTCCAGAAGAATAATCTGTAATTTCAACAAGTAGGAGATACATTGCAGTTTGAAATAAACGACTCTAATAGAAGAAAATTCAATGGTATGCATGGAATTGAACAAATTGAAAACCCGATTGACTAAGGCCCCTGCTGTATCTGTGAGGTTATATCTGTGCTTAAAATAAACGCCAGAGGACTTGTTAATTGAAATAGACCAGAAAGACCTCTTTTCATTGGTTAATTTACGGACTGTTCCGTCTGTGGTTGATATGATATCTGCAAACAATTTCATGATTGGTCAAAAGGCGGAATCATTCCGTCGGGGAAACCACAATTAAAATAGAGCCTCCTGATTGGTTTACAAGTGGaatgtttcgtgaaaaatgatctCTTTAAAAAAGTACACATTCAAATGGAGAAGTACAGATTTAAATGGAGATCTGTTATATGTACCTCCGTTGAAAAACAAAGTGAAGGAAATCAAAGTGATTCTAGAAGTACCCACAATGGCGAAAATATCTGAGGGAATGCAAAGGGCTTATTTTGTTAACAGAATCGTTTATCGTCATTTCTGTTTGATGTGTAGTATAATGATCATTCCTTCGCAAGTCAATTTTCATCTCTCTGAAGCATAATTCACACGGGTTTAAGTGCGGCGAATAAGGAGGctgaaaaattaactgagcACCTCGACTCTCCAGCATATTTCTAAGCAATCGTTCTGTTTTTCTACCATGGTGAAACCCACAATTGTCCATAATCACTGCATCTCCAGGTAAAATTATCCTCACCCTGTTGTCACGTTGCATGTCCAACACCGAATATACTGTGCATCAGATTTACCGTGTAGTTGGCGTTTGATGCGTATCTTTGAACTTCAATCACTGGTTGTCCTCGATAACCGCTACCAAACATGCGATTACCAGAGTGACAATAACAGATACTTCGTCGAAAAAGTGCAAAGTCTCTCTTTTAAGCCGTGAAGTTATATTTAAATAATCGTCTACCTTTGCTAAGTTTTCTGGTGTCATATATTCACTCGGGATACTGGtaagtttcttgaaagtcaaTCCCAACTTTTTGTATTTGCCTGATGGATGGAACATTCGCTGGCGTACAAATACCTTCACGCAGCAGTCTCACGGATTTCGGAAGCATAAAGACTTGGCTTTCGTAGCTTCCAAATTTCGATTACTTCAAGAATATCATCTGTTATTAACATGGCTCACTGCCTCCACAAGAAAATGGCTGCGTCGTGCCGTGGAGGGCAAAGTGTTGCACGACTTTGTGAACTGCTCCTTTTGTTACACTCGTGTTGCGGGAAATCTCGGATACCCCTACTCCATTACTGTACAGATCAACAATCTCTTCCCTGACAAACACAGGCAATGGTTTACCAGGCTGGTAAAATCCACCAAGGAAATTTCTAGACATCCTGGGTTTTAATGAATGAAACCACGAGTGAAcggttatttgttgtattcatcgtgacatccatcacatgtcaagaactccaatCCTTATTCttaatttcttagacttcgacgtctatgtagtgatgactccgattttcccagcaaatcagaggagaatttgtgccagttcttcgaaaaacgtggctatcctgtctctgtgctcaaagcgggccatcatcgcgcccaacaatttgatcgacagtcatcactacaaatgtcacaaaaagataagaatgacagaattccattcaccctcactttccatcctcataatcacgcagtcaacagcatcattcttagtaattttaaattactccaaaatgatcctgaGACTGGtagcaactttttagttagaagcgcgctcaaaactaacgagcaacccggcttTTTCAAATGCGCGcactcacgatgcaaaacttgtcttttcattgttaacactaacaagatatcgggacctaagcgatctgttaagatcaccgatcctttcacatgtacctccgcaaatgtcatttattgcataacctgtacgttatgcaataaattatacattggtgagacaggtagacgactaggtgaccgattccgcgaacaccttcgcgatgttgagaagaatgacaaggatgcatctaagccagttgctcgccattttaatctgcctaaccactccaaaaaacacatggccaTCTGCGGGCTTTCCCTACATCCAGGTaccacggaaagccgcaagaatctggaacaaaaattcatctttcaaatcggcacccttaatcctcacagtattaacgaacgcttttcatttaactaatatattcctacttttcacgttgccatgttaccactaatagcatagctcctactctactataaaaactacacgtaacccataatccctcgattcgctctgacgaagggctaacgctcgaaacgtcagcttttagaatctctgtacggtggccaatttacattatcaactctgttgataaaaccaaatttttgttaacaaaagGGGAGACTGTTAAAGAGAATTTGTTTTGACCCTGTGAAACTAGATAAGTGAATTCTTCAAGTAATCCAGCCGTGTCTGAAAGGGACAGTAAAAAGGAGTTCAGTTTCATGCCTCTCCACAATTTTCATATTGCTGTAAAACatttatctcaaaaatgaaaacaCTAATGGAATTAGAATCCTAAACAGAGGATAACAGAGGTTAAACACCGAGCTTAAGAACTGCTAAATGTGCCATCCACCTAAGTCACTTTGAGAATTTCCTTGGCTATGCAAGTGCTGTTTAACCTACATCCTAAAAAAGACTGAGACTGGATTTTCATTTGAGCTTATTGCAAAAGTATGTTCATCTCTCTCCTGGCCTTCTTTTAGACATATTGAAACTTTTTTGCTGATTTATGAAGGCTTTAGTTTATAAAATCATTTAAGCTAGTCGTCATTGTCATAACGAGCCAGACGCTCTTAACAACCAAAACAGTACCTCGGTATCCCGCGGAGATAGCAGGCAATATACCCGATATCTCAGAGGGGTGCCCAGTTGCTTGTAGCATTCCAATGTAATTGAATCCCTCAGGATTATATAATTTATCTCTTTCACTGACACTTACAACGTAAAAGGTGTTTTAATCCTCTAGCTTGAAATATCTTTTTGTCAGGTTTTAATTAAAATTCTACTTTCAAACATGACATTGATGCAAACGAGGACAATGCAATTTACTGTGGGATAGCGACGATCCTTTAACAGAAGTTGGAATTATTTGGTCGAATATTTAAGTCAAACATTTCGGCTAAAACAGGAGGACATAACAGATGCGATCACACTGTGATCCCATAAAAGCGATTTTCGTGTTCCAGGACAAAATGGCTGGCTCCGGTATTGAAGCTTGGATTTGCTTATGAAAGGTGTCTACCATACAGGACGGCACGATTGCTGGAAATTAAGTCAATCATCACTTTGCTTGGCACTGAAGTGCAAACAAGGGAAAATGTTATACAAGTACATTATTCCTGGCAATGTTTCCCTTTTTGCCCGCTTCAAGAAACATCGCAAGTATGGAAAAGTTTCGTCGGAGCCAATAATCTTAAAAAACGATTTACAAGTGATTGAAGTGAAATATATAAATGTCCATTGCGAGAGTGTTTTGCTCCTACAATAGTTCACAAGGCGagcaacaaaataatattccagcacTCAATGCTGAATGATCATGAAAGTGCAATCATCACGTTATGATATAACCTTAAACTTGAAGGGACTTGTTAAGTTCCATACCTTATAAACGTATTAACATCGGCAAGTTCTGAAAACTATTAGTACAGTCACATAAATTATTAACATGACAGGGGAGTCTAATGCCGTAACTTTAGGAGAAAGGCATTGAGAGGGTCAGTTTATCCAAATTTCTATGGTATATAATGCTTACCCTAATTATTATGGCACTGAGAAGATACTGTGATGTTGCTCAAAAAGATGGCAACTAATTTAACTAAGAAATAATCCTTTCAGAGACAGTCGATAATACCTTTACCCATCAAAAGTACGGAAACATGCAACAATTCCAAGGATGATTTTTCATTATAGAGTTAACAActacaaataaataatattccAAGCTTAAGAACATGATTAATAATCAATACTGAATTTCTCGAACAAAAGATATTTTAGGGATAGCCAGCCAAGATAAAACCTCTTTCCAGGTTCAAGACCTCAACTGCTTTACAGTAACACATTAAATGATCAAGGAATTCCTCTTCAGTCTTACATAAGAAACAACAGCGATTCTTCAATTTTAAATTTCTATAAAACATACGGATCAGCAATCTGTATTCAAAACCTCTTAAATTTGTGTCCTAAGTTACTGAAAGAATGTGAATAGATTTTCAACTTCCAGTCGACAGAGAGAACTGGgtcttcatttttttaatttggtctGGGAGGACGGAGGAGATTCTTTGCGGAAACGTAACTCTTTACAGATTTGCCTTGAGAAAACGGATGCTGCATTGCGGATTCTGTTGCTTGAGCTTCAAAAACCTCCTTGTAGAGATTAGCAACAACGGTGGAAACCGAGCTCCCCATGGCTGCACCCTCTCTCTATTCGCAGATCAATACATTATACGACAAATACGTAGATCTTAATACGAAATCTAAGAGGTCCATAATGTGGGCAGGTGTCAGTGTCGTGCGATCAGCAAGGCATTGGTGGCTCTTGCGACTAAATAGTTAAGAGGACATTTCTTCAAGACATGAAGGCATTTCTCTCTTGTTTCATTGTCCAAGTCGTCGGGAGACTGTATTAACgacttttcttcttctttaacaCTGCGCTGCATTTCAACAACTTCCCCTAGCCATTCAAGGTGTCGTAGACCAGTTCTGGAGAAAATTCCCAGTTGACCAATTGCAATACCTGTTGCTTCATCTTCAATATCACGAGGAGATAGAAAAAACTCTTGTTGAGGCTGTTGATAAATTccaaaaggaagaagaagaaaagacaCGTTTCTACATGGAGAATGACTTGGAAAAAATTCTGGAGCAATCTCAGTCACTCGCGACAAAACGAAACACAAAATGGGTTGTAAAAttatttcaaggtaacaaaCAATCTTTTTGCTTCGCATTTAAGTATCACAAAaagcagaaatttaaagaaactgATTTATTAGACAATTTCAGCACTATGCAGTCTCAAAATAATTGTTTACACAGATTAGTGTCAAGCAAGAAGCATCACAACACCTGTCCTTAAAATGAATACAGGAAAATTAGACTTAAACCTAGCAAGGTTTTACGTCGAAGCGAGAACGAAAAAAGGTGAAGAATACAGTCGCTCGGCACTTCTTGGTTTTTGGAATTCAATTGAAAGATACCTAAACAACAATGGCCGTACAGTGAAAATTTCAAGGAACCAAGTGTTTCAAAAGAGTAACAAAATTCTGGACGCGAACCTACAAATCAACCGCCGCGCTGGCAAGGAAAACGTTCAACATAAACCAGTTATCGTACCTTCAGAGTTCGCAAAGATAACAGCCAGCCCTTTCCTCAGTGTCACAAATCCAGCCGGATTGCCAAGGAGAACGTGGTTTTACGTTTCTCTGTACTGGTGCAGGCGTGGAAGGGAGGGACAGCGAGATCTTCGCCGCGACAGTTTCAAGTTCACCAAAGATGCAAACGGCTGCGAGTATGCAATTATGACCCACGAAGAAGCTACAAAAAACCATCCTGGTGGTGGAACCAGCAAGCCCTCAGCTGAACGAGAAACAAGGCTTTACAGCACTGGAGCAGATGATGATGCGTTTACCAGTCTAAAATTGTACGTGTCCAAGTTGAATCCCTCCTGCCCAGCGTACTTTCAAAAACCCAAAGCCAGATTCACCACAGAAGACATTGTGTGGTATGAAAACAGCGCACTTGGCGTGAACAAGCTGGGAGACATGATGAAGATCATATCCAAAGGAGCAAATCTCTCTCAAGTATACACCAATCATTCTGTCCGGGCTTCAGCAATATCTGTGCTATGTTCGTCACCGGGCATATCACACTACAGCGCCAGGCCATCGGCACCTCAGCTGGAAAGTGTATCCGACACAATCTCCAATGCTCTTCAGTACAACCAAACTCAAAGCACACAAATTTCTACCGTTTCCAGCACTCCATCAGCTACACCATTAATTGAAAGCTTGAATTGCATGGCTTCCAGTGTGTCAATGTCGTCCGCATCAGCAAGCTTCCCGAGCGGTGTTTTCAACAACTGCAATATTCAAGGCGGTGTGCAAGTGTTCATCGGGCTTAAGAGCCGCTCTGATGAGCAAAACTGACTAGATTTTAGCAGTATTTTGTAACACATTTGAAGATTTCCAAAACGAATTTGAGCTTTCGCTGTGATGTTTTGTTCTACGAAAGGTGAACTTCTCGATTAAGTTATTATCCAAGTTATTTATTTCTTCCTTTGGCGTGAATAGGGCAAAACTGATATTACACTGATGTGAAACTAAATGCTAATAGTAAAACTCCCTCAGTACTTTTTTCATTTCGgtgcaaacaacaaacaaatgtCAAGATAATTCTTCACTCAGTAACTTGCAGTGCTCGAATTGCCGTGTGACATACTTAGGGATTATTGAAGCAAATAGAAGTTGTTGATAATGCAATCGAACAGTGTAAACAAATGAGGATTAATTGAGCAAAGAGAATGAAAAAAGTTGTTGAATcactaaaaatatttacaaagagtttGTAATTTCTTACAGCATGGATAAAACGTATGTTGAGTTTATGTTTAGAGCAGTGCGTGAATCAAGTCATTTGCGAGTGTGTTATGTTTATTCTGAGTATTTGGATGTGTGCTGTTGAACACACGAAATCTACAACACTTGATGGTAAACTCATTTATTGAAAAACCTGGATTTACTCACTGCAGTGACTTAAAAACCGACCTTATCAAAAGGTCACACTACAAGTAACATTTAATCATTGGTCGCTTATCATGAATAATCTTTTGACTGGTCTGTAAAAATATGCCAAGTTGGGTTTAGGTTTTACTTTTATTGCTACCAACTAGAATGCAATGCATTATCTAAACTTGTTACAAATGTGTAAGCGTACTTACTCAGTATACAATAACAGTGCAGGTCAAGATTCCGTGAGTGTTCCGTAAACACTTGGTAGTGACCTCTTTTAATTACAGTCTTTGCTCGGCCCTGGTATGCTGGAATATAAATGACACATGTTTGAAACAAGCCGTTCGGGAATCGAACGTAAGTGCACCATACTTTAGGCCACAGAAGAATGCTGCATCATGAACCGAGTACCTGATGAACGAGTATTTTTGATATCTGTTGATATATGTAAGTAAGCTACGAAGCGAATGAAAAAGTTGATACAGAAGGCGAACAGAAACACAATAAGTGGTCGCTGTTGTGCATTATTCATGTACTCTATCACTTACCTCTTTCATTCCTTTAAACTACCTTCATGTCAAGCAGGTGCCAAGCGTAGACGAGAAAGAAATGAATCTCACTCATTATCCAGTTACTTGATCTCGTTTCTGTAAATAACCTGCCAAGCGAAGCAAAAAAAAGCATGCGAAGCCTAGCTTGCCAGCAAGCTCCCTCATTGCTCACAGGTACGTGAAGCCTACATTTTTTTGAAAGGAGTGGTTGCTACTCGAGGTTCTTATTTTCATTGCAATGCGTTGAAAATGTCACACTAAGAAAATACTTTAAATTCCTGCTGGTGAGATTATTTGCTTGCTTTTGATGAATAGCAGACCGACCTCCACTGTCTATCTTTTAAATAAACGTtgtttgattggtgcattttgtGGGCTTTTTGTTTAACATGATAGGCTGATTTCGTCTGCAGACATTCTGCAGATAATCTTAAGATTATCTGTAGATTGTCTGCAGATCTGCTACAGATGTACCAGCAGATCTCTAGCAGGCTATAAACAGATCCGCTTGTTTTGTACGGGAAGATCTGAGTCACCCTCACAGGACTTTTTAATATTGGTCCTTTGGCTGCATCAAAAGTTTAAGCCATTATTGGATGATGAAATGGCCCCTGAAGAGCTTATGACGGTCATGTCAAGCACTATAGTGGCACATGACATGTGTCATGGCTTAAAGGTTACACATGTGGATCTCCCATTTGAAGATCCCTTGAAGAACGTGAGGAAGTGTGTTGTGAAAGTCATCGATAAATTGCATATTCGTTATCAAAAAGGTGAGAAATGCAAAACCATGTACAATCCAAGTGACAAAGTACCCGATGGATACAACACTATGGCTCCTGAAAAGACTGTTGTCTGAGGAACCACGTTCAAACGGCTGATTTCTGAAATGCCACAGCCTTATCCGTTTGTTTACCTCCAAAGGCTTGTGAAACTCAATTGAATTCAATTCAATAtcttttatttaaagagggagaCATAATAACCTGTTAAAGTTTTCTAACTTACGGCCCTCTCCTAGCAttaaccctcccaaccatgatacaccacagaagacagaccacaacactgggaactacatgccctactctttacgacaagtgtgcgggttattttacgtcccacaggattgtgaacattgaaaggttgtgagacgggacctccggcttatcatttgcagatgtaattacaaaggcagcactttctcctcagttatttaaagaccctgagtgttggtccggccagagttgaactcacgaccacCTGcataacagcccggtgctcaaccggCGAAATGCACACACTCAGCGCTGTTATCAATCAAACAAAATTCCAGTGCTTCCAAGggaatcaacaacaacaaattcatGTAATTCACAATATAGTTAAAGGGAAACAagggtctagaaaaagtttacCTTAAACGAAAGCCCACCTGCTCAGCATTTCAAAAATGGTTGTCATTTGGCGTAGAACTGACTTGGATTCTAATCATATGGCTTCGAAATCGTTCAAaatcgccgccatcttggaacactggccgccatattggaagtgAGGAATGATAACGAGGGTATGACGTAACAATAGTCAAGGtttgttttgacccggatttgGCCTTTGCACACGTGCAAGAGTTAGTGTCAAGGCCAGAATTATGGTTCATTGCCTCGCTGTAGGATGTAGTAATACTTATAAAAATTCTAAAGGACGTATCACTTTTCACAAACTTCCCGAAGACAAATATCGTAGAAAACAATGGCTCGCAAAAATAAAACGAGAGGGAGAATTACCGAGACCTGAGAACTGTCGTGTGTGTTCCGATCATTTCACAACAGAAGACTACgagcgggatcttcaggtatgaaagttttaaattttactCTGGCTACTTCGCATTCACATGGTAAACAGTATGTGGTATTCCATCTTTTTACTTTACAATCAGATTTtaattcaattattttaagatgatacgtttcatttatttattttggaaaATGGCGTGAAACAGGCCGCCAAGATCGCAGTAATGACAATGGTCTGACATTTGTATTGAATCGCGAAAAATAAAGTCCCTGCCGCCTGGCGCCGTGCATTTTCAGCCGAGTGATTCTTATATTTTGTCTCTGAAATAGCGTCTAAATTTAATTAACGTCAAGAAGAATAATTATATCGCTTTTTTGTAAATATATCGCCTGGTCTTCAGGTCACGCAAATGgtgttttatatatataaatttataaAATACAGTGTTTTGATAATTTTTACAGGCGGAGCTTCTTGGGACTACAAGGCGCAAAAAGGAAACCACCGCTTAAGGAAGACGCTGTACCTAGCATTTTTGGCCATGCTCCACCGAAAAAAGTCCGTAAAACAAGTATTGATCGAGCAAGCCGTCAAACCAAACGGGAGGTGAGTTTTTGGTACGAATGTCACGCACCGGTGTCACGCTTGATCGAGGAAACTTGATTGAGGAAACCTAAGGTAAAGCACCAGCAGTATTTAGTTCAGGACATTCGAGGTGGCTACAAATCACACAAAATAATTGAGGTTTAAGCACAATGTCTGGATTTGATTTCTAATGTCGCAGGTGCTCTAGATATTAAAATCTGTTTTTAGAATGAAAAACGTATGCCTTTTAGCATCCTGGCTATtattcatattaatttttttctgagtGTACAGCGGCaagtaatttaaaaaattaagtttCTGCattatgtttttaatttttatgtaGATAGTAAAAGCCCTACTCGTAAACACAACTCCAGAAGTAGGATCAGAAGTCACTTTGGCAAGTGAAGGTGAAACGCCTGAGAACCCTTTGACCCTTGGCTGCACAACCTCACCTATGGTTTCAgcagaaaatattgaagcagaaGAACAACCTACTGCACCTacggtttcagtggaaaatattgaagcagacGAACAAATCTATGAAACCACATTGATGCCCTCTATTTCTTCAAACAGATTGGTGGAAAGCGGAGAAATAAAAGAACGAAACTGTGAGGTAAGCAACGTTATCAGCCGTGAAACTCAGTGGCTTGCAGCTGACACAGGAGACGCATTGCTTCTCAAGGACCACACTTATTCCTGTGTGCCTCCCTGGGATCCACAGGCCGAGACTGCACAAGCACTCACATCCACTCCAAAGAAGTCATCGGCCAACACGGAACCTCCGCTGTTCGATCCTGACGAAGACATCATCACTAACCTCACCTTTTCTTCAGTGGAAGAGGATGAGAATGACAGCTCTTTCCAGTTGAACTTTGAAGAACTGGATGACACTATTGAAAGCAACTTGGAAATGCATGATCAAGATGGAATGgataagtttgaaaaaatgtgtTCAGTCCCCAAATACATCGTATTTGAGGATGAACTCCTGAAATTATTTAATCGTTGCGTTATCTGCGGAGAAGAGGTGTTAGAAAAAGATCTGGTTAAAAAGGGCTCTATGTTGAAAATAACAACATTCTGTAAGAACTCTCATTCAAAAGAGTGGGTTTCTCAGCCGACCGTTAAAAGAGCTGCTGCAGGGAACCTGTTACTTTCTGGCGCAATTTTATTTACGGGCAATACGTTTTTTCGCGTGTCAGAAATGGCTTCTACAGTTAATCTTGCGTTTCCTGGTGAGTCTGACTACCTCAACTATCAAAACAAGCACCTGTTTCCAGTTATAAATGAATGTTGGCAGCAAGAAAAGGCTTCAGTGCTTGCAGATCTCCTAGACAGGGAATCTGTAACTCTCATTGGTGACGGGCGCTGTGATTCGCCAGGGTATAGTGCCAAATATGGCACGTATACCATGATGGACACAGAAACTAAAAATATTGTAGATTTTGATGTCGTTCATGTGAAACAAACCACAAGTTCCCAAGCAATGGAAAAACTAGGTTTTCAGCGTTGCCTCGACCGTGCCCTCGACAGCGGGATTCCCGTGGATGTCGTGGGCACTGATAGACATACAGGAATAAAGGCACTGATGAGAACTGTCTACAAAGATCGCGGAGTTGAGCATCAGGTCGACGTTTGGCACCTttgtaaaaacataaaagccaaGAAAAAAGGATGCGAGGAACTGGCCCCCTGGATTAAATCAGTAACTAATCATCTTTGGTGGTCGTCTATGACATGCGAAGGGAATGCTGAGCTCCTTAAAGAAAAATGGACCAGCATACTGCACCATGTTGCTGACTAGCACAGTTGGGACTCATCCACCCTCTACAACCGTTGCCCACACGATCCCATTTCTGCGACTGCGCGCCGGAAAACTAAGTGGCTAGAAGCAGGTTCACCTGCACACGAAGCTCTGAAGGAGGTTGTTATGGAAAAGAGGC
This portion of the Montipora capricornis isolate CH-2021 chromosome 11, ASM3666992v2, whole genome shotgun sequence genome encodes:
- the LOC138024678 gene encoding uncharacterized protein: MCSVPKYIVFEDELLKLFNRCVICGEEVLEKDLVKKGSMLKITTFCKNSHSKEWVSQPTVKRAAAGNLLLSGAILFTGNTFFRVSEMASTVNLAFPGESDYLNYQNKHLFPVINECWQQEKASVLADLLDRESVTLIGDGRCDSPGYSAKYGTYTMMDTETKNIVDFDVVHVKQTTSSQAMEKLGFQRCLDRALDSGIPVDVVGTDRHTGIKALMRTVYKDRGVEHQVDVWHLCKNIKAKKKGCEELAPWIKSVTNHLWWSSMTCEGNAELLKEKWTSILHHVAD